The genomic DNA ACATCGAACCGCTCGATTTTCATCAGGCCACCCGCTTGCTTGAAGAGGCTACGCAGGTCTATGAGGTCAGCGACGCCCTGTTGGGCTATGCCCGCGGGATGTTCGGACGCGCGGCGCTCTTTGTCTCGCGCGCGCCCTGGCTTGAAGGCTGGGACGCAGTGGGCGGCGGTTGGAGCCGCGGGATGATCCGCAAGCTGGAGATCTCTCTCGAAGAGCCCTCCATCTTCGGCATCTTCCAGCGCGGCGCCGGCTATTACCTGGGGCCGATCCCCAAGACGCCGGCCAATGACGAGTTCGTGCGCATTACAGGCGGCAAGCGCCCGCGCAACTGTCTGATCGTGCCGATCCTGATCGGCAACCGAATTGTAAATCTGCTGTATGCAGACAACGGGCACGCCAGCGAACTGGCGGCGGATTTCTCGCAGATCATGCCCGTGCTGCAGACTGTCGGCAAAGCCTATGAGCGGCTCATTCGCTCGGGCGACTGAATAGGTAAATTGGGAAGCAACGATGGCGGCTGTTAACAAGGTCAAGCTCAAGGCGGAAGCGACGAAGTTCTTCCAAAAGGGCAAATACGAAAAAGCGATCGAGACCTATCGGACGCTGGTCAAGGCGGACAAGCGCGACGATCGCAGCATGATCCGCATCGCCGAGTGCTACCGCAAGCTCAAGAAGAACAAGGAAGCCATTGCCGCCTACCGCCAGGTGGCGACCTTCTACGCGAACGCCGGATTCCTGATCAAGGCGATCGCCATCAACAAACAAATTCTGGACATTGATCCGAACAACTCGGACGTGCAGGCCGAGCTGGCCGACCTCTACGCCAAACGCGGGATTCCCGCCGGTGGTGGCGGTGGCGCTCATACCGCGCCCGAGGTGGCGGCGGCTGCCGCCGAAGTGGAATCGGCGCTCGAAGAGGCCGAGGACGAGGAAGTCATCAGCGAAGCCGATGAAATCGCCGCCGCCGAGGCCGCTGAGGCCGTGACCCTCGACCTCGACGAGGATGTGCCCGACATGGCCTCGCTCTCGACCGAGGCCGAGGGCCTGCCCGATCTGAATGCGGCACCTGCAGCGGAGGCACCGCCTCCTCCGCCGCCGCCTGCGGCTCCGAGCGCCGCGGCACGCAACCTGCCCACGATTCCGCTCTTCAGCGACCTCCAGCCCGACGAGTTCGCGTTCGTGATCGACACCTGTCAGGTCAAGAGCGTGGGACCGCGAACCCGCATCATTGAAGAGGGCGAGATGGGTAACTCCATGTTCGTTCTCGTCTCGGGCGAGGTTCTCATCTATCGCCACGATGAAGCGGGCAACACGATCAAGATTACGACACTCAAGGAAGGCTCCTTCTTCGGCGAGTTCGCTCTTCTCTCGGACTCCAAACGCCATGCCTCCGTGGGCGCGCTGACCGATTGCGAGCTGCTGGAGATCACGCGTGAACACCTGGACGAGATCGTTGCCAAGTTCCCCCGTGTGGGCGAAGTGATGAACGAGTTCTACAAGAAGCGCATCCTGGCGACGCTGCTTCTTACTTC from Chrysiogenia bacterium includes the following:
- a CDS encoding cyclic nucleotide-binding domain-containing protein is translated as MAAVNKVKLKAEATKFFQKGKYEKAIETYRTLVKADKRDDRSMIRIAECYRKLKKNKEAIAAYRQVATFYANAGFLIKAIAINKQILDIDPNNSDVQAELADLYAKRGIPAGGGGGAHTAPEVAAAAAEVESALEEAEDEEVISEADEIAAAEAAEAVTLDLDEDVPDMASLSTEAEGLPDLNAAPAAEAPPPPPPPAAPSAAARNLPTIPLFSDLQPDEFAFVIDTCQVKSVGPRTRIIEEGEMGNSMFVLVSGEVLIYRHDEAGNTIKITTLKEGSFFGEFALLSDSKRHASVGALTDCELLEITREHLDEIVAKFPRVGEVMNEFYKKRILATLLLTSPLFQPLSIEDRKQLVTKFQMMTKKPSEDVLVEGGPGDGLYLIKSGEVEIIIHDKEGNEVTITYLSEGSFFGEISLIEHKPCTATVRTTQDTILLKLPKDAFNEVIMTHPQVLELITEYVEERQRETTETRSSVNSLSEMGMV